The following nucleotide sequence is from Nesterenkonia xinjiangensis.
CTCGTCGAACTCCCGCTGGGCCGACTCCCCGATGCCCGGAGTGCGGTACTTCGCCGTGGCCGCCTGCACGCTGATCACCGACATGCTGTGAGCGACCACGTCGTGCAGCTCGCGGGCGATCCGATTGCGCTCCTCCAACTCCCGGCGGCGCTGCGTCTGCTGGGCGCTGTCCTCCTCAGAGGCCTGCAGCCGCCCGGCGTTGAGGATCCACTGCCTGGTCAGACTTCCCAGAAGCACCACTCCGGCGCTCACTGAGGCGAAGACGATCGCCGTGCTCAGCGCGCCGCTGGGGACCTCTGGAGCGGCGGCCAGCACGGCGGCGGCGGTCAGCAGCGCGCTGGCCGCCCATCCGCTGGCCGCGCAGTACCACCGACGCCGCAGGGCGGCCACCAGCAGCACCCCACACTGGGTGAGCAGCACCGTCACCGGCCACGGCCACACTCCGACGCCGGACTCCGCCGTGGCTCCCATCAGGGCCGCCGCGGCGACCAGCGACAGCCCGACCCCGCTCCACTGATGACGCAGCGTCAGCACCAGCGCCCCGCAGTGGGCGATCGTGAGCACCATCGCCCCGGCCACGTTGACCTGATAGACCGCAGCCGTCACCGGCCACCCCACCGCGCACAGCACGACGGCGGCGAACACCGCCCCCATCCAGGACCAGGCCTGGGCACTGAAGGAGGCGCCGGTGGAGAGCGCCGAGGGCTCGATCGCCGGTGCCTCCTGAGTCGGCGAACCGCCGTCGGGAAGCCGCCCACGACCGCCGGCGCCCAGCAGGCTCGTGGCAAGCACGGCGTCCAGCCACGCCAGGCCGTGCATGAGAGCCGGCAGGGTGACCAGGAAGATGACCCCGATGATGAGGAAGACCGCCGAATCCAGGAGGTAGCGGCTGACGTCGCCCGCAGGCAGAACTGCCGGCGCGATCAGTTCCAGGAGCTGGATGAGTCCGCGCTCCCCCGGGAGGAAGCGGGACCAGAAGAAGTAGGTGATCCCGGCCGGACCCATGGCGATCCACAGCACGGCGATGACGAAGGTCACCAAGCGCACCGGCAGCGCGATGACGGACTCGAAGACGAGGTCGAGCCAGCGCCGAGGGTCACTCAGCAGCTTGAGCATCCCCGCCATGCCAGGTCCGCGCGGCCGGTAGACCACCGGTTCGGGGATGGCACCCCACAGCCACAGCCTGCGGCGGGAGAGCTCCGCGAAGCCGGAGGCGACGATCAGCGTCAGCGGCAGCAGCAGCGCCCCGAACCACAGCGGAGCGGTGACGATGGAGGCCGCGGTCAGCGAGATCAGCAGGCTGAACCCGAAGACCGCGATGGGCAGCCCGGGGAGCACATAGGCACAGTCGCGCAGCAGTCGACGGATCATGGCATCGATCCTGAGTCAGAGGTTCTGATGGTCACATCCCACCATAGAGCGATGTCCTTGCGGTACCGGGGCGGTAGCGTGGTGACCATGCCCTCCGAGACCTCCGCCGCCGTCCGCGTGCTCATCGTGGATGACCAGTCCATGATCCGCGCCGGATTCGCCGCTCTGCTGGACGCCCAGGAGGACCTCACCGTGGTGGGCACCGCGGAGGATGGCCAGGGGATCGTCGACGTGGTGCGGCAGACTCGGCCGGACGTGGTGCTCATGGACATCCGCATGCCCCTGGTCAACGGGCTGGAGGCCACCCGGCTGATCGCGCAGATGCCCGGGACCCCGCCACGGATCCTCATGCTGACCACCTTCGACGCTGACGAGTACGTGTTCGACGCGCTGCGCGTCGGTGCCAGCGGATTCCTGCTCAAGGACGCGACTCCTGAGGAGCTGACCCACGCGGTCCGGGTGGTCGCCGCCGGCGAGGCGCTGCTCTCCCCCAAGGTCACCCGCACGCTGATCGCCGACTACGCCGCCCGACCGTCGTCGAAGCGCAAGACCCACCTGCTGGCGGACCTGACCGATCGGGAGCGCGAGGTCATGACGGCCGTAGCCCGCGGCCGGGCGAACAGCGAGATCGCTGGCGAGCTGCACCTGGCCGAGCAGACCGTGAAGACCCATGTGTCCCGGATCCTCACGAAGCTGAGCCTGCGCGACCGCACGCAGATCGTGGTGACCGCCTATGAGTCGGGACTGGTCCGCGCCGGGGAGTGAGGGCGGACCGGGCGGTCTCTGCGCCAGGTCAGATGACGCGGCGGGTAGATCCGCGAGGGATGAGGCTCGGCGTCGAGGTCCGCACTCCCCCAGTGACGCTGCGATGATCGATCTTCGCCTCCAGCAGCTCCAGGGCGTTGGAGGCGATCTCCTCGAAGGGAACTCTCATGCTGGTCAGCGGAACTGGGAGGTGGGCGCTGAGCGGGATGTCGTTGTAGCCGACCACAGACACGTCGTCAGGCACCCTCTTCCCCCGTCGTGCCAGAGCTGACATGGCACCGATGGCGAGATTGTCGGTCGCGGCGAAAAGAGCCGAGAATTCGTGACCAGCATCCAGCATCCTGTGGACTGCGTCAGCGGCGGAATCCACCGTGAAGTCAGTGGCCCCGACCAACACGGGGTCGATCGCGGCACCCTGTTCCTCCATGGCCTCGCGGAACCCGTCCTGACGCAGACGAGCGTTTGACGCGAACTCGGGCCCGGTCAGCAAAGCGATGGTGGTGTGGCCGAGGTCCAGAAGATGTCGGGTGGCGAGATACCCTCCCAGCACGTCGTCTCCGACGGCGGCGTCGCCACCACCCTCACGCCTCAGGGCCAGCACATACGGCACCTCAGACTCGTCCAGCCAGCTGACGACCGGGTCGTCTCGCCGATCAGCCGCGAAGATGATCCCATCGACGCGCCGCTTGACCAGATTCCTCACGGCACGCCTCGCTCCGTCCGGCTGATGGTCTGTGGTCGCCACGACAGCCAGCTTCCCCCGCCGATCACTGGCATGGGAGATCGCTTCGAAGAACACCGCCATCGCCGTATCGGTAAGCCGGGGAACGATGACGCCGACCGTGTTCGTCCGGCCCTGACGCAGGCCAGAGGCGAAGACGTCGCGGGTGTAGCCCAGCTCGTCTGCGATGCGTCGCACTTTCTGGGCGTTCGGCGAGCGCGAGTGGGGAAGCCGGTCGTCAAGGATGCGTGACACCGTCGACTTGCTGACCCCGGCCGCGCGCGCCACATCCAAGATCGTGACCCGACGCCCTCTGCCGCTCTCCTGCTCCATGAACTCTCCACCTCCCACTGTCGACCACTCTAAAGGCACGACGTCGAAGATTCTGCGATCACACCCCTTGACACTGATTGTGACCCGCGCCATAGTGGGAACGTTCCCGCAATCGATTCTAAGGAGTAGTGGAAGATATGCAGACGATGGACCTCAGGGGCCTCAACCCCGCACCCGTCACCGTGTTCAGCGCGACCGGCGACGTCGATCACGCCGCCAACGCCGACTACGCCCGGTGGCTCGCGTCCTTCGACGGCGTGAAGTCGCTGGTGTGCCTCGGCCACGCGGGTGAGGGAACGTTCCTCACCACCCGGGAGCAGACCGACCTGATCAGGACTCTCGTCGAAGCCGTCGACGGGCAGATCCCGATCATCGCTGGAATCACCGGCGAGGGGACCCAGGTCGCCGCCGAGGAGGCGGTCCGCGCCGCTGACGCCGGAGCGACCGGCGCACTCGTCTACCCCTCGCACGGGTGGCTGCGCTTCGGGTATCAGGACGGAGCGCCGCAGGAGCGCTACCGCGCGATCCACGAAGCCTCCGGCCTGCAGTCGATCCTCTTCCAGTACCCCGACGTCACCAAGGCCACCTACAACCTCGACACCCAATTGGAGATCGCCGCTCAGCCCGGAGTCGTCGCGACGAAGAACGGTGTGCGGAACATGCGCCGATGGGACACCGAGATCCCGGCCCTTCGGGCGGAGAATCCTGACCTGCAGGTCCTCACCTGCCACGATGAGTATCTGCTACACACCATGTTCGACGTCGACGGCGCCCTGGTGGGCTACGGAGGGCTCGCCCCGGAACCGTTGATCGAGCTCATCCGGGCGGGCAAGGCCAAGGACTACCCGGCGGCCCGGGCCATCCACGACAGGCTCCTCCCGGTGACGAAGAACGTGTACCACCGCGGCTCGCACATGGAGGGCACCGTGGCTCTCAAACTCGGCCTCGTGGAGCGGGGCATCATCCCTCGAGCGACCGTCCGGAGCCCTCTGCTCGACCTCCCGGAACAAGCCCGCATCGAGATCGCCGAGGCGCTGAGGGCCGCGGAGCTGACATGAGAAGGGGGGCGCCTGCCATGGCTGAGACACGAGACGCCCAGGAGCACCCCTCCTGGGTCCGCAGACTCATCACCGGTCTGGCCATCATGGGCCCGGCCTTCATCGCCGGCGCCTGGCAGTTCGGCCCAGGCGCCCTCACCACCGCTGTGCAGGCCGGCAACCGCTTCGGATACAACCTGCTGTGGGTGATCGTGCTCTCCACGATCCTTGCCATCGTCTTCACCGACATGAGCGCCAGGATCGGCCTGCGCAGCGGAAAATCGATAATCCAGACCGCTAAGGACACCTTCGGCACCGGATGGGGAGCTCTCTCGGGGTTCGGGGTCTTTCTGATCACCCTGATCTTCAGCGTGGGCAACGCCGTCGGGACGGGACTGGGACTCGCCGGGCTGTTCGGCGGTCCCCCGATGATGTGGACGATCGTCGCCTCCCTCGCGGTCGCGTTCGTCGTCTTCGCGAAGAACGTGTACCGGATCATCGAACGGATGCTGATCGCCATGGTCGCGGTGATGGCACTCGGATTCATCCTCAGCGCCCTGATGACCGACCCCGCCTGGGGATCGGTCGCCATGGGCCTGGTACTCCCTTCGATTCCGGGCGGGGCCGAGCTGCTCGTGGTCGCACTGGTCGGCACCAACTTTTCCATCAACGCAGCGTTCTACGTCAGCTATGCGATCCGCGAACGCAAGTTGACGGCGGATCAGTTCCGCCAGGTGCGCTGGAGGGACACAGTCCCAGGCATCGCTGCACCGGGGATCATGGCGGTCTTCGTCATCGTGGCCGCCGTAGCAACGTCGGAGCGCGGACTGGAAGCCAACACACTCCAGGAGCTCGGTACTGCACTGGAACCCGTCGCAGGTCCCCTGGCCTCTACCTTGTTCGCGTTGGGCTTCTTCGCCGCGGCGTTCTCCTCCATGACAGCGAACGCGGTGGCCAGCGGGACAGTGCTCTCTGATGCGCTCGGCAAGGGCGACAAGCTCGCGTCACGGCCCGTGAAGACATTCATCCTCATCCCTCTGGCCTTCGGCCCGACCGTCATGATCATCGCTGGAGGCAACCCGATCCAGCTCATCGTGACGGCACAGGCTCTGATCGTGCTGGTGGCACCCTATGTGGGGCTGATAGTCGTCCTGCTGGCCGGTCGGAAGGCTCTGATGGGAAGCCTGGTCAACGGCGTGGCGATGAAGTCAGCAGGCGCGGTCGGCATTCTTGTGCTCCTGGCGATGAGCGGGCGGCTGGTCATCTCCTGGTTCGGGTGACCCCGCACTCCCTCGATGCCTGGTGGGTGGTCAGATCACTGGCGATCAGGTCACCCACCAGGCATCTCTCTGGGCGGACGGAGAGCACCCCGCTCAACTTGTCGACCGATCAGTCCACCGCGACGAACACGTCGTCAGCGAACATCCCCGGCGACACCTTCAGCACGCCGTCCTCCACGCCGTCAGCCGGCACGTGGAGTGCGATGTTGCCGGTGGTGGAGGCGCCTTCGTACAGCGTGCCCATGGAGTCGAAGCTGTCCGGCGCCACCGTCATCATGTCGGAGGAGCGGAACGTGTTGCCCTCGGCGGATACGTAGTCGACGCTGACCATCGGAATGTCCCCTTCGGGATCGTCCCCGATGTACTGGACGCTGAGGTCCACCAGGATGTAGGCGTGGCCCTCCTCCGGGTCCTCGTTGAACGGGTTCTCCGCCAGGATGGCGTCAGTGGCGTCCAGGTCCACGCTGTTGACCGTCACTGCCCAGTCGGAGGCGGTGATCTCCGAGCCCAGCGGATAAGGGTTCGCGCGGGTGCCCTGCTCGGCATCATCGGCGGGGGCCTCGTCGTCATCAGACGATGCGACGACGTCGGCCTCCTCCTCAGTGGCCGCCTCGTCCTCGGCCCCAGACGCGGCCTCGCCGTCGTCGCCCTCACCCTCCTCAGGCGCGGAGACGATCGTCTCGTCGGTGAAGGTGTCATCGAAGGCGTCGGCCACCACGGCGAAGAACACGATGACGCCGATGACGGTGCCCACCACCGAGACGATCAGCCCGGCGATCCCGGCTCCGCGCTTCTTCCCCTTCAGGAACAGGGACACCAGCGCCAGGACGAAGGCGATGGGCAGCAGCGCCCATCCCAGGATCAGCGCGCCCGGCACGCAGGCGAAGATCGTGCCGAGGATCGCGGTGATCAGGGCGATGATCCCGAGGACGTTCCGGCTCGGCGCCGCCTCGACGGCGACGGGCCCGGGATAGGTGGAAGTCATGGCTCAAACCTGCTTTCTTCATCAGTCTGCGAGTGCTGCACGATGTGCTGATTCGAGCCTGTCGAAATCCGCACCGCCTCGGCACCGCTGATCAGGCAGACCGCACTGCCCCATCGGGCACATCGGGGTGCCCGATCCGCCGTGTCCGCATGTCAGAGCGCCTCAGTACACTGACGGCATGTTCCCCCGATCGTGGCCCCGGGCCGTGCGTCTCATCCTCTCCGGCATCGTCGTGCTGGTGATGATGGGCACCGGGCTTCTGGTGACGGTGACAGCGCTGATGACGAACCCGGGGTACATCGACCCGACGACGGACGAACCGAGCACTCTCGGCGTCATCATGACCGGGCTGGGGATGCTGGCCCTGCTCACGCTGCCCTTCTACCGGCGCGCTCCGCTGGTGCCGATGATCGCCGGCGCCGTCGTCGCCCTGCTGCTGCGTCTGGATCCCTTCGTCCTGGCCGTGGGGCTGACCGTGTGGATCGTGCGGGCCGAACGCCGCTGGCACTGGGCGGTCGCCGCCGCCGGATTCGCCATCATCATGATCTGCGCGGGCCTGCATCTGCACGCCCTCTCCGGCTGGCCGGATCCGGACTACCGGCGCACGGGGCAGATCCTGGTCGCCGTCGTCACGGTCCTGTGCCTAGGTCTGGTGCTGGG
It contains:
- a CDS encoding sensor histidine kinase, translating into MIRRLLRDCAYVLPGLPIAVFGFSLLISLTAASIVTAPLWFGALLLPLTLIVASGFAELSRRRLWLWGAIPEPVVYRPRGPGMAGMLKLLSDPRRWLDLVFESVIALPVRLVTFVIAVLWIAMGPAGITYFFWSRFLPGERGLIQLLELIAPAVLPAGDVSRYLLDSAVFLIIGVIFLVTLPALMHGLAWLDAVLATSLLGAGGRGRLPDGGSPTQEAPAIEPSALSTGASFSAQAWSWMGAVFAAVVLCAVGWPVTAAVYQVNVAGAMVLTIAHCGALVLTLRHQWSGVGLSLVAAAALMGATAESGVGVWPWPVTVLLTQCGVLLVAALRRRWYCAASGWAASALLTAAAVLAAAPEVPSGALSTAIVFASVSAGVVLLGSLTRQWILNAGRLQASEEDSAQQTQRRRELEERNRIARELHDVVAHSMSVISVQAATAKYRTPGIGESAQREFDEIARSSRQALGEMRMLLGILRGEDEAPTGPTPGLEDIGQLVESTRASGATIRAHGLGALPEIPSAVGLAAYRLVQEALSNALRHAPGSTVEVTARVADGRLRLSVVNSVPPTGDLVPAPGAGLGLAGIRERVSAVGGEVETGPTPEGGFCVEARLPLA
- a CDS encoding response regulator, with product MPSETSAAVRVLIVDDQSMIRAGFAALLDAQEDLTVVGTAEDGQGIVDVVRQTRPDVVLMDIRMPLVNGLEATRLIAQMPGTPPRILMLTTFDADEYVFDALRVGASGFLLKDATPEELTHAVRVVAAGEALLSPKVTRTLIADYAARPSSKRKTHLLADLTDREREVMTAVARGRANSEIAGELHLAEQTVKTHVSRILTKLSLRDRTQIVVTAYESGLVRAGE
- a CDS encoding LacI family DNA-binding transcriptional regulator encodes the protein MEQESGRGRRVTILDVARAAGVSKSTVSRILDDRLPHSRSPNAQKVRRIADELGYTRDVFASGLRQGRTNTVGVIVPRLTDTAMAVFFEAISHASDRRGKLAVVATTDHQPDGARRAVRNLVKRRVDGIIFAADRRDDPVVSWLDESEVPYVLALRREGGGDAAVGDDVLGGYLATRHLLDLGHTTIALLTGPEFASNARLRQDGFREAMEEQGAAIDPVLVGATDFTVDSAADAVHRMLDAGHEFSALFAATDNLAIGAMSALARRGKRVPDDVSVVGYNDIPLSAHLPVPLTSMRVPFEEIASNALELLEAKIDHRSVTGGVRTSTPSLIPRGSTRRVI
- a CDS encoding dihydrodipicolinate synthase family protein; its protein translation is MQTMDLRGLNPAPVTVFSATGDVDHAANADYARWLASFDGVKSLVCLGHAGEGTFLTTREQTDLIRTLVEAVDGQIPIIAGITGEGTQVAAEEAVRAADAGATGALVYPSHGWLRFGYQDGAPQERYRAIHEASGLQSILFQYPDVTKATYNLDTQLEIAAQPGVVATKNGVRNMRRWDTEIPALRAENPDLQVLTCHDEYLLHTMFDVDGALVGYGGLAPEPLIELIRAGKAKDYPAARAIHDRLLPVTKNVYHRGSHMEGTVALKLGLVERGIIPRATVRSPLLDLPEQARIEIAEALRAAELT
- a CDS encoding Nramp family divalent metal transporter, which encodes MAETRDAQEHPSWVRRLITGLAIMGPAFIAGAWQFGPGALTTAVQAGNRFGYNLLWVIVLSTILAIVFTDMSARIGLRSGKSIIQTAKDTFGTGWGALSGFGVFLITLIFSVGNAVGTGLGLAGLFGGPPMMWTIVASLAVAFVVFAKNVYRIIERMLIAMVAVMALGFILSALMTDPAWGSVAMGLVLPSIPGGAELLVVALVGTNFSINAAFYVSYAIRERKLTADQFRQVRWRDTVPGIAAPGIMAVFVIVAAVATSERGLEANTLQELGTALEPVAGPLASTLFALGFFAAAFSSMTANAVASGTVLSDALGKGDKLASRPVKTFILIPLAFGPTVMIIAGGNPIQLIVTAQALIVLVAPYVGLIVVLLAGRKALMGSLVNGVAMKSAGAVGILVLLAMSGRLVISWFG
- a CDS encoding DUF4352 domain-containing protein, with the translated sequence MTSTYPGPVAVEAAPSRNVLGIIALITAILGTIFACVPGALILGWALLPIAFVLALVSLFLKGKKRGAGIAGLIVSVVGTVIGVIVFFAVVADAFDDTFTDETIVSAPEEGEGDDGEAASGAEDEAATEEEADVVASSDDDEAPADDAEQGTRANPYPLGSEITASDWAVTVNSVDLDATDAILAENPFNEDPEEGHAYILVDLSVQYIGDDPEGDIPMVSVDYVSAEGNTFRSSDMMTVAPDSFDSMGTLYEGASTTGNIALHVPADGVEDGVLKVSPGMFADDVFVAVD